Proteins encoded in a region of the Antedon mediterranea chromosome 2, ecAntMedi1.1, whole genome shotgun sequence genome:
- the LOC140040561 gene encoding uncharacterized protein, translating into MSMSKQTQNSVIRDYVKYTSYTEGRDKIYRTIQYASRFVLWYLSRRDSVTSFHQKVKNLESAITTSRKLFRMLRCIDFSLKAVDALRTTDEKLKMFALIGSIGKAGWLVLDHAIWFGQIKVFTVESQRWAKLSYWLWLIGVTALALRDFRKINLLVAQAKKLRSQSEREEKTAIKAELDKARIEFLIDVSDAFIPLAALNFCSKGLGALGGVIASIAGGYLAYEKNIVANR; encoded by the exons ATGTCAATGTCGAAACAAACACAAAACTCTGTTATCCGTGATTATGTTAAATACACGAGCTATACAGAGGGAAGAGATAAAATTTACag GACAATCCAGTATGCTTCCAGATTTGTATTATGGTATCTTTCAAGGCGGGATAGTGTGACATCGTTTCACCAGAAAGTCAAGAATTTGGAGTCGGCAATTACAACATcaagaaaat TATTCAGAATGTTGAGATGCATCGATTTTTCACTGAAGGCTGTAGATGCATTGCGTACAACAGATGAAAAGCTCAAAATGTTTGCACTCATCGGAAGTATTGGGAAAGCCGGTTGGCTAGTGCTTGACCATGCGATATGGTTTGGACAAATCAAAGTTTTCACG GTTGAAAGTCAACGATGGGCAAAGCTTTCATATTGGTTATGGTTGATTGGTGTGACGGCTCTCGCACTCCGTGATTTCCGTAAAATCAATCTGCTAGTTGCTCAAGCCAAAAAATTAAGAAGCCAGAGTGAAAGAGAAGAGAAAACTGCAATTAAAGCTGAACTTGATAAAGCAAGAATTGAATTTTTGATTGATGTCTCAGATGCGTTTATCCCACTCGCAGCGTTGAACTTTTGCAGCAAAGGTCTTGGTGCATTAGGTGGTGTGATTGCCTCGATAGCAGGTGGCTATCTTGCATATGAGAAAAATATTGTCGCTAATAGGTAA
- the LOC140039707 gene encoding organic cation transporter protein-like — translation MDIDECLKKIGGFGRYQVILLIVAPIIQGVFTSWQIMSSIFILYTPSHHCKTDEKIDVAIPIEEDGTFAKCSMYTFDGNETTSCVDGWVYEESDKVTSLVTEFDLVCDQAILSPNAISIFFCGVLAGAVITGQLSDLFGRKTVTWLCMMGTIVCGIILVFIHSYIAFVIVWFFLANFVMGQLTCSFILLLELFRPKQRSLACCIATTAWGFGLCVLTPIAYLLQNWRHFQLAITLPMIPALLFWWFLVESPRWLQSVGRHEDARRVLEKMARFNRVDCSFLEEESKQEKNPGSHAKKYSVFDTVRTPNLRRWTLVLFFMWTVNSSVYYGLSLNSSALAGDRFLNFFIIGLAEVPAYIVQIWALPRFGRRQLLLFFHILASVACIMTIVIPVETSNGTNLTPLIITMAFIGKFCITLTYTVVWIYSSELFPTVIRTIGIGECSMMARIGGISAPYIMYSGKSVSWVPMVLFAVLSAIAGLIMLLLPETLNRPLPESIEDGENIRNTPLVTSAYSIAPNEDDNENTKV, via the exons ATGGATATCGACGAATGTCTTAAGAAAATAGGAGGTTTTGGCCGATATCAAGTCATTCTTCTTATTGTTGCACCGATAATTCAAGGAGTGTTTACCAGTTGGCAAATTATGTCATCTATATTTATCTTGTACACACCATCGCATCATTGCAAAACAGACGAGAAGATTGACGTTGCCATACCGATTGAAGAAGATGGAACGTTTGCAAAATGCAGTATGTACACATTTGATGGAAATGAGACCACTAGCTGTGTAGATGGATGGGTTTATGAAGAATCTGACAAAGTAACTTCATTAGTAACAGAG TTCGATTTGGTATGTGACCAAGCTATACTCTCCCCAAATGCAATTTCTATATTTTTCTGTGGTGTTCTTGCTGGGGCTGTGATCACTGGTCAGCTATCTGACCTGTTTGGGCGCAAAACTGTTACTTGGCTTTGCATGATGGGAACAATCGTCTGCGGTATTATTTTAGTGTTTATTCACAGCTACATTGCCTTCGTCATCGTCTGGTTCTTTTTAGCAAATTTTGTTATG GGCCAGTTGACTTGTTCcttcattttattattggaatTATTCCGACCAAAGCAACGATCACTAGCCTGCTGTATCGCTACTACTGCATGGGGATTTGGTCTATGTGTACTGACACCAATCGCGTACCTGTTACAAAACTGGCGACATTTTCAATTGGCCATCACACTTCCTATGATACCTGCTCTTCTATTCTGGTG GTTTCTTGTTGAGTCTCCACGATGGCTTCAGTCGGTTGGACGTCACGAGGACGCAAGACGCGTTCTTGAGAAAATGGCAAGATTCAACAGAGTCGATTGTAGCTTTCTTGAAGAAGAATCAAAACAAGAAAAGAATCCTGGATCCCATGCAAAGAAATATTCTGTGTTTGACACCGTACGAACACCGAATTTGAGAAGATGGACTTTGGTGTTGTTTTTCATGTG gaCTGTAAACAGTTCAGTTTACTATGGGTTGTCGCTAAATTCGTCTGCTTTGGCAGGAGACCGATTCCTAAACTTCTTTATTATTGGCTTAGCTGAGGTTCCAGCATACATTGTTCAAATATGGGCATTACCTAG ATTCGGTCGCCGGCAGTTGCTTCTTTTCTTTCATATACTTGCTTCTGTTGCTTGCATCATGACAATTGTCATTCCAGTGGAAACTA GTAATGGTACTAACCTCACGCCGCTCATAATCACGATGGCTTTTATTGGCAAGTTTTGTATAACATTGACATACACCGTTGTTTGGATATATTCGTCCGAACTCTTTCCAACGGTTATAcg TACCATTGGAATAGGAGAATGTTCTATGATGGCTCGAATTGGTGGAATTTCGGCTCCTTATATCATGTACTCG GGAAAGTCTGTTTCATGGGTACCTATGGTACTGTTTGCTGTACTATCTGCGATAGCAGGTTTAATTATGCTGCTCTTGCCCGAAACATTAAACCGACCTCTACCGGAATCTATCGAAGATGGAGAAAACATAAGAAACACACCACTGGTGACGTCAGCATATTCAATCGCACCCAATGAAGATGacaatgaaaatacaaaagTTTAA